In Pseudoalteromonas xiamenensis, the following are encoded in one genomic region:
- a CDS encoding response regulator, with amino-acid sequence MTLETNAAIYSHYSIVLVDDEIPILKTLERALRQFGFNITCFSIPSEALDYIGNHDVHLVISDFRMPLMNGNNLLKNVRDISPNTVGLILSGYTDAEMLVEMINLGVAFKFLHKPWKNDELYDVIDVALNEYEKRHNESTVTQLYISEHSVVIEINDSLDVTKSNLHLSDSKLIFDVLLSVDRGKELIHSLLEHPNEPLTLIAPIFGLVTLKRQARVKDKHVIEIEGFSSVVIQDNQSFFNALSELTIFLRKWEEFYVFTTDLLDRAQLQRLKSELRNLYKNVVCIRDPHKKEVCVWVPTDKFHDPNRIKVEIEIILESITYAAVEGTFEPHVDFDCVKKETFAVF; translated from the coding sequence ATGACTCTTGAAACCAATGCAGCAATATACAGCCACTACTCTATTGTCCTTGTAGACGATGAAATACCAATATTGAAAACACTGGAAAGAGCCTTGCGACAATTTGGCTTTAACATCACCTGCTTTTCAATCCCATCTGAAGCACTGGACTATATCGGGAATCATGACGTTCATTTAGTCATATCTGATTTTCGAATGCCTCTTATGAACGGCAATAACCTCTTAAAAAACGTACGCGACATTTCACCAAATACGGTCGGGTTGATCCTCAGTGGCTATACCGATGCTGAAATGCTAGTAGAGATGATAAATCTTGGTGTTGCGTTTAAGTTTTTACACAAACCCTGGAAAAATGACGAGCTTTACGATGTTATTGACGTAGCATTAAATGAATATGAAAAGCGCCACAATGAATCCACTGTCACACAACTCTACATTTCTGAACATTCCGTTGTGATTGAGATAAACGACTCACTTGACGTTACCAAGTCGAATCTTCACTTATCCGATAGTAAACTCATTTTTGATGTTCTTTTATCTGTTGATAGAGGGAAAGAATTAATACATTCGTTGTTGGAACACCCTAATGAGCCATTAACGTTAATAGCCCCTATATTTGGCCTTGTAACGCTAAAACGGCAAGCACGCGTCAAAGATAAACATGTCATCGAAATTGAAGGTTTTTCTTCTGTTGTTATACAAGACAATCAATCATTTTTTAATGCGCTTTCAGAGTTAACAATCTTCTTAAGGAAATGGGAAGAGTTTTACGTCTTCACGACCGATTTACTTGATAGAGCGCAACTACAACGCTTGAAATCTGAACTGCGAAATCTATACAAAAATGTCGTCTGTATTCGAGACCCTCATAAAAAAGAAGTTTGTGTCTGGGTGCCGACAGATAAATTTCACGATCCAAATCGTATAAAAGTAGAAATCGAAATTATTCTCGAGAGCATTACGTATGCCGCGGTTGAAGGTACTTTTGAACCGCATGTGGATTTCGATTGCGTTAAAAAAGAAACTTTTGCAGTATTTTGA
- a CDS encoding M23 family metallopeptidase, whose amino-acid sequence MRFRWLNAVYLACALTGFSIQAQEIELKGNLTQGGLVIGHVGDLTNVSLNGKPLKHTKDGYFVFGFARDAAPTAELKWTDRKGHSFSKVIKVAQREFKIDRVNGVEKKYVSPPEAVLERIRNDSKRVTEARSGFSEKRFFLDPFYKPAEGRISGVYGSQRVFNGVPKNPHYGLDIANKTGTHVYAPASGTVVLAEPDLYYSGGTVIIDHGFGVTSTYLHLSKLHVHVGDDVTTGKHFADIGATGRVTGPHLDWRLNWFNERLDPALVMKETLAVKEAKNDVKR is encoded by the coding sequence GTGCGATTTCGTTGGCTTAATGCAGTTTATTTAGCTTGTGCACTGACTGGTTTTTCAATTCAAGCGCAAGAGATAGAACTAAAAGGGAATCTTACGCAAGGCGGGCTAGTAATTGGCCACGTTGGTGATCTGACAAACGTTTCATTGAATGGAAAGCCACTGAAACACACCAAAGACGGCTATTTCGTCTTTGGGTTTGCTCGTGACGCTGCACCAACCGCAGAACTTAAATGGACTGACCGAAAAGGGCATTCTTTCAGCAAAGTAATTAAAGTTGCACAACGCGAATTCAAAATTGACAGGGTAAATGGTGTGGAAAAAAAATACGTTTCACCACCTGAAGCTGTCTTGGAGCGGATCCGGAATGACTCAAAGAGAGTTACAGAGGCTCGTTCTGGATTTAGCGAGAAGCGTTTTTTCTTAGACCCGTTTTATAAGCCCGCTGAAGGTCGCATATCTGGTGTATATGGAAGCCAACGAGTGTTTAACGGGGTGCCCAAGAATCCGCATTACGGCCTAGATATCGCAAATAAAACCGGCACACACGTTTATGCACCAGCATCAGGTACTGTTGTTTTAGCTGAGCCGGACCTGTATTACAGCGGCGGTACCGTAATTATTGATCATGGTTTTGGTGTTACTTCAACTTACCTGCATTTGAGCAAATTGCACGTGCACGTAGGGGATGACGTCACCACGGGTAAACATTTTGCCGATATCGGAGCAACAGGCCGAGTAACTGGTCCACACTTAGATTGGCGACTAAACTGGTTTAACGAGCGACTAGATCCCGCTCTTGTAATGAAAGAAACTTTAGCAGTTAAAGAAGCAAAAAATGACGTTAAGCGCTGA
- a CDS encoding Na+/H+ antiporter family protein, translating to MNAVIIGVILMLGLSLARVNVIVAMTVSALVAGLTSGLSLSDTLNAFNSGLSGGAEIALSYAMLGGFAVAISKSGLTRILANKLLAKVDKADSEYTHHLSMGIMTIILACSISSQNLVPVHIAFIPILIPPLLSIFTQLKIDRRAIACILTFGLATSYMVLPYGFGGIYLFSILHKNIVDNGLEIAQNAVPWAMVIPALGMVVGLIIAVFFTYRKPRIYELKEANQAKAVVVTNERKTVIIGLLAIIASLIAQNVSNSMILGGLVGVMVFSLFGLVKWEESSDVFTKGVAMMAMIGFIMISAQGFASVMKETGEVASLVQTCADIVSSNKPLAAALILLVGLLITMGIGSSFSTVPIIATLFVPLCLQIGFSPMATVALVGTAGALGDAGSPASDSTLGPTSGLNADGQHDHINDSVIPTFIHFNIPLVIFGWIAALVL from the coding sequence ATGAACGCAGTAATAATTGGAGTCATTTTGATGCTCGGCCTATCGTTAGCCCGAGTAAACGTCATTGTCGCAATGACAGTCAGTGCATTAGTTGCAGGCCTTACGTCAGGTTTATCTTTATCAGACACACTCAACGCGTTTAATTCTGGGTTATCCGGTGGAGCAGAAATAGCCTTAAGCTATGCTATGTTAGGCGGCTTTGCGGTTGCTATTTCAAAGTCCGGTTTAACGAGAATACTCGCCAATAAACTGTTAGCAAAAGTGGATAAAGCAGATTCTGAATACACTCATCATCTCTCAATGGGCATCATGACGATTATCCTCGCGTGTTCCATTTCGTCTCAAAACCTTGTTCCTGTTCACATTGCGTTTATACCGATACTTATTCCACCACTGCTCTCAATTTTCACTCAACTGAAAATTGATAGACGTGCGATTGCGTGTATTTTGACGTTCGGCCTAGCTACATCCTATATGGTTTTGCCTTACGGATTTGGTGGTATCTATCTGTTTTCTATATTACATAAAAACATTGTCGATAACGGCCTAGAGATTGCTCAAAATGCAGTGCCATGGGCCATGGTTATTCCTGCACTTGGTATGGTAGTTGGGCTAATAATTGCGGTGTTTTTCACCTACAGAAAGCCTCGAATTTACGAACTCAAGGAAGCAAATCAAGCCAAAGCCGTTGTGGTTACAAACGAACGTAAGACGGTCATTATTGGTCTTCTAGCCATTATTGCTTCCCTTATTGCTCAGAATGTGAGTAATTCGATGATTTTAGGCGGACTAGTTGGTGTCATGGTTTTCAGCTTATTTGGTTTAGTAAAATGGGAAGAAAGCTCAGACGTCTTCACTAAAGGTGTCGCGATGATGGCAATGATCGGTTTCATTATGATTTCAGCTCAGGGATTCGCCTCCGTGATGAAAGAAACGGGTGAAGTAGCGAGTCTAGTCCAAACGTGTGCTGATATTGTGAGCTCAAATAAACCGTTGGCAGCTGCGTTAATTCTTCTGGTTGGATTGCTTATCACGATGGGTATTGGAAGTTCTTTTTCTACAGTGCCGATTATTGCTACATTATTTGTTCCTCTTTGTCTGCAAATTGGTTTCTCACCTATGGCCACTGTCGCACTTGTTGGCACGGCAGGTGCGCTAGGCGATGCAGGAAGCCCAGCTTCCGATTCGACACTCGGACCCACGTCAGGTTTGAACGCAGATGGTCAACACGATCATATTAACGATTCCGTTATTCCAACTTTTATTCATTTCAATATTCCGCTTGTAATTTTCGGATGGATTGCAGCGCTAGTGCTATAG
- a CDS encoding acyl-CoA thioesterase, protein MTLSAEQIIEKRIKDSVTYVTKTVFPSRTNHHNTLFGGDALAWMDEVAFIAATRFCRKPLVTISSDRVDFKEAIPAGTFAELVAEVVYVGNTSLKVDVNIYLERMHKDDKHLAISGSFTFVAVDDNHRPTPVVCDKMIKGF, encoded by the coding sequence ATGACGTTAAGCGCTGAGCAAATTATTGAAAAAAGAATCAAAGATTCCGTTACTTACGTAACAAAAACTGTTTTTCCAAGCCGTACAAACCACCACAATACGTTGTTTGGTGGAGACGCACTTGCTTGGATGGACGAAGTCGCATTCATTGCGGCAACGCGCTTTTGTCGAAAGCCACTCGTTACGATTTCATCGGATAGAGTTGATTTTAAAGAAGCAATCCCTGCGGGTACGTTTGCTGAATTGGTCGCGGAAGTTGTCTACGTAGGCAATACGAGTTTAAAAGTAGACGTAAATATTTATCTGGAAAGAATGCACAAAGACGATAAGCATTTAGCGATTTCAGGTTCATTTACCTTTGTTGCCGTTGACGATAACCACCGTCCTACACCTGTGGTATGTGACAAAATGATCAAGGGTTTTTAA
- a CDS encoding transglutaminase-like domain-containing protein, whose amino-acid sequence MISKRAPTYNLSESQIAFYTRLPINKNPKAIELSQQLSKFATSTSDYIDALKQFFQSQQFKYTLTPPSTEADNAIDNFLVNTKLGFCGHYASSTAFLLRASGIPSRIVSGYLGGKLNQEQRYTTVRQFEAHAWVEYYDGNQWQTLDPTGWIAPERLMELIT is encoded by the coding sequence GTGATTTCAAAACGTGCCCCAACGTATAACCTTAGCGAAAGCCAAATTGCCTTTTATACTCGCTTGCCAATAAATAAAAATCCGAAAGCTATTGAACTCAGTCAACAACTTTCTAAGTTCGCTACGTCGACCAGCGACTACATCGATGCCTTAAAGCAGTTTTTTCAATCTCAGCAATTCAAATATACGCTTACACCACCATCTACCGAGGCCGACAATGCGATAGATAACTTTTTAGTAAATACAAAATTAGGATTTTGTGGTCACTATGCATCAAGTACCGCCTTTCTACTTCGAGCTTCGGGTATCCCTAGTCGCATTGTTTCAGGGTATTTAGGAGGGAAATTAAATCAAGAACAACGATACACAACAGTTAGACAGTTCGAAGCACACGCTTGGGTTGAGTATTACGATGGCAATCAATGGCAAACACTAGATCCTACAGGTTGGATTGCACCAGAGCGTTTAATGGAACTCATTACTTGA
- a CDS encoding DUF3488 domain-containing protein produces MNFENNKSKRLVVCVLFIQVALLMSELGSLNALLIILLLSWVTLSNRLVSNVFINVIALLSVVIILLSSGLDKTLTLFVLLLLTATGLKLKQANTPVLLQHTIVLAFFSTTLTFLFNQSLWFTVVVVFQWLLLIASLALSSNVNINVISTIKTSARSLLLLSPLALLMLFLFPKLPSFWSMPSQSVAKTGLSSELDPFKISELSNSDEVVFRAKWGQEIPKDPLYWRAIIHDRFDGKVWLQSRWLTIPTRPLDNSSSSITYSIIAETSSSQWLYGLSWSTSLAFIRSIKRVRHTF; encoded by the coding sequence GTGAATTTTGAGAATAACAAAAGCAAACGGCTCGTTGTTTGTGTGTTATTTATTCAAGTTGCGCTCCTAATGAGTGAGTTGGGTAGCCTTAATGCCCTACTCATTATCCTATTGCTAAGTTGGGTAACCTTGTCTAATAGGCTGGTATCAAACGTTTTTATTAACGTGATTGCGTTGCTTAGCGTCGTTATTATTCTGCTCAGTTCGGGACTCGATAAAACACTCACTTTATTCGTGTTATTGTTGCTAACCGCGACTGGTCTTAAGCTTAAACAAGCAAATACACCCGTGCTACTTCAGCACACAATCGTGCTTGCATTCTTTTCTACAACATTAACGTTTCTTTTTAACCAAAGTCTTTGGTTTACGGTGGTCGTTGTCTTTCAATGGCTGTTGCTAATCGCAAGTCTAGCGCTCAGTAGTAATGTGAACATCAATGTTATATCGACGATAAAAACAAGTGCCCGCAGTTTACTTTTACTTTCGCCACTTGCGCTTCTTATGTTATTCCTATTTCCAAAATTGCCGTCATTTTGGAGCATGCCGAGTCAATCTGTAGCAAAAACAGGACTAAGCAGCGAGTTAGATCCTTTTAAAATTAGTGAACTGTCAAACAGCGATGAAGTCGTTTTTAGAGCTAAATGGGGTCAGGAAATTCCGAAAGATCCGCTTTACTGGCGAGCGATCATTCATGACAGATTCGATGGTAAAGTCTGGCTACAATCTAGGTGGCTTACTATTCCAACTAGACCTTTAGATAATTCGTCTAGTTCAATAACCTATTCGATAATTGCTGAAACAAGTTCTTCTCAATGGTTATATGGATTGAGTTGGAGTACGAGTCTCGCATTCATCCGTTCAATCAAACGGGTTCGGCACACTTTTTAA
- a CDS encoding GGDEF/EAL domain-containing response regulator, with product MSKILLVDDDTNVLKALTRAISSFHYEIISTKDPFEAESLLLKHHPEVLITDFRMPGLNGFELIERLKKYSSDLVCIVLSGQTDFDDLKKLLNSDNVARFISKPWSNAELINEINLAFQNSKKLKIKKEFIQNGDTPLVEVDEDGNILDYNYFFNRLLEKSANKQNLRDYFDLTLQPDTVISASTLTNLIVSKLSNSSIYCIDVKLATGRTFLLSFTPVITKGSITQNFSSSKTKFIKDVKRTDKSIMICIKIRDLLVKNVICNNQVYSETLKKIVGVQLSKELKEFHMLEISYDQGVFWLSSVENEIEVHSYLDEIIIKIREYFDSTNVQVDFAVSYVAVSLESNLAELLNNLLLFNQYVSDSKTKFYMKYSDEYLVEKLTEHRVSDALYSAIENDELYLRFQPKLNLSDHTISSCEVLLRWESKKTGPNSPDYFIPLAEKDGQINKIGYWVLEKACQTLRNWLTEGIEIKKVAINISPIQLTDISFIDNLIDIVRRYDLDNRFIELEITENYLIANLDEAYQLLKRLKSLGFTISIDDFGKGYSSLGYIAKLPIDVIKLDKSLIDQIDTSSTSLNLVANIINLVHDLNFKVVAEGVEKAEQLELLENMGCDEVQGYLIGRPVLCDELTHYIFTLPK from the coding sequence ATGTCAAAGATATTGCTAGTAGACGACGATACCAATGTACTGAAGGCACTAACGCGAGCAATCTCCTCTTTTCATTATGAAATCATTTCTACCAAAGATCCTTTCGAAGCCGAAAGCCTATTATTGAAACACCATCCTGAAGTATTGATCACTGACTTTAGAATGCCTGGGCTAAATGGTTTTGAACTGATTGAACGGCTAAAGAAATATTCAAGCGATTTGGTTTGTATTGTGTTAAGTGGCCAAACGGACTTTGACGACCTAAAGAAACTCTTAAATTCTGACAATGTCGCGAGGTTTATTAGCAAACCTTGGAGTAATGCGGAGTTAATTAACGAAATAAATCTCGCTTTTCAAAACAGTAAAAAATTAAAAATTAAGAAAGAATTTATCCAAAACGGCGATACTCCGCTAGTTGAAGTGGATGAAGATGGTAATATTCTGGACTATAACTACTTCTTCAATCGACTCCTTGAAAAAAGCGCCAATAAACAAAACCTGCGTGATTATTTCGACCTTACTTTACAACCTGATACGGTTATAAGCGCTTCAACATTAACAAATTTGATAGTGAGTAAACTATCTAATAGCTCAATATATTGCATTGATGTGAAGCTGGCTACGGGCCGAACGTTTTTACTTAGTTTTACACCTGTCATTACGAAAGGCTCAATTACGCAAAATTTTTCATCGAGTAAAACTAAATTTATCAAAGACGTCAAACGCACCGATAAATCAATTATGATTTGCATAAAAATCAGGGATTTATTAGTTAAAAATGTCATCTGTAATAACCAGGTTTATTCTGAAACGTTAAAAAAAATTGTCGGCGTTCAACTGTCTAAAGAACTCAAAGAATTTCATATGCTTGAAATAAGTTATGACCAAGGCGTATTTTGGTTATCGAGCGTTGAAAATGAGATTGAAGTCCATTCCTATCTAGATGAAATCATAATAAAAATTAGAGAGTATTTTGATTCTACCAACGTACAAGTTGATTTTGCGGTTTCCTATGTGGCGGTATCACTTGAATCAAATCTCGCTGAATTACTGAATAATCTACTACTTTTCAATCAATACGTATCCGATTCTAAGACTAAGTTCTATATGAAATACTCTGATGAGTATTTAGTTGAAAAACTAACAGAACATCGTGTCTCTGATGCGTTGTATAGCGCAATTGAAAATGATGAGCTGTATTTAAGATTCCAGCCCAAGTTGAATTTGAGTGATCATACTATTTCGTCTTGTGAAGTTTTGCTCCGCTGGGAAAGTAAAAAAACCGGGCCGAATTCACCTGACTATTTTATTCCTTTAGCAGAAAAAGATGGTCAAATTAATAAGATTGGGTATTGGGTGCTTGAAAAAGCCTGTCAAACTCTCAGAAACTGGCTCACTGAGGGCATTGAAATTAAAAAAGTGGCTATAAATATTTCGCCTATCCAACTAACAGACATTTCTTTTATCGATAATTTAATCGACATCGTAAGACGGTATGATTTGGATAACCGTTTCATCGAGTTGGAAATTACCGAAAACTATTTAATCGCAAATTTGGATGAAGCGTATCAATTGCTTAAGCGTTTAAAAAGTCTTGGGTTTACTATTTCAATTGACGATTTTGGCAAAGGCTACTCTTCTCTCGGATACATTGCAAAATTACCAATTGATGTCATTAAACTCGATAAATCTTTAATAGATCAGATAGATACATCTAGCACAAGTTTAAATCTCGTTGCTAACATCATAAACCTTGTCCATGATCTAAATTTTAAGGTCGTTGCAGAAGGTGTTGAAAAGGCTGAGCAACTTGAATTACTCGAAAACATGGGTTGCGATGAAGTTCAAGGTTACTTGATTGGCCGACCCGTGCTTTGCGATGAATTAACACACTATATTTTTACTTTACCTAAGTAA
- a CDS encoding 6-carboxytetrahydropterin synthase yields the protein MILFVNDLTVIDFSYLCNQRGPVGESWIVDVVLHGNLNEESMVLDFGLVKKQIKRIIDDSIDHKLAIPTGLNGRYELSNDRVEVEYEFNGHHFAMNAPKSSACFVTGDSVDIQSTIAFLKSIILPALPSNVKDIEFTLRPEHSRSFYYHYSHGLKKHDGNCQRIVHGHRSLIEIELDGISMPRLQKERADKWQDIYLGSEEDQVSAESLKYVVAKPEDYCFAYESTQGYFELAIAKERCDILPCDSTVECIADYLAKEVKKEYPDKKVKVKAYEGVGKGAISLA from the coding sequence ATGATACTTTTTGTAAACGATTTAACTGTCATTGATTTTTCTTATCTTTGTAATCAACGAGGCCCTGTCGGCGAAAGCTGGATCGTTGATGTCGTGTTACATGGTAATCTGAATGAAGAATCAATGGTGTTAGACTTTGGGTTAGTAAAAAAACAAATTAAACGCATCATAGACGATTCGATTGATCACAAATTGGCAATACCGACAGGATTAAACGGTCGCTATGAACTGTCAAACGACCGCGTAGAAGTAGAATATGAATTTAACGGCCATCATTTTGCGATGAATGCGCCAAAATCATCAGCGTGTTTTGTAACAGGCGACAGCGTTGATATCCAGAGCACCATCGCGTTCTTAAAATCAATAATCCTTCCTGCTTTACCTAGTAATGTGAAAGACATCGAATTCACGTTAAGACCTGAACATAGCCGTAGCTTCTATTATCACTACAGCCATGGTTTAAAAAAGCACGATGGAAACTGTCAGCGCATTGTACATGGTCACCGTTCGCTAATTGAAATCGAACTTGATGGCATATCAATGCCACGTTTACAAAAAGAACGCGCAGATAAATGGCAAGATATCTACTTAGGTAGTGAAGAAGACCAAGTTTCGGCGGAGTCACTTAAGTACGTTGTAGCAAAACCAGAAGACTATTGCTTTGCCTATGAATCAACTCAAGGCTATTTCGAACTTGCGATTGCGAAAGAACGTTGTGATATTTTACCTTGTGATTCAACTGTCGAATGTATCGCAGACTATCTCGCCAAAGAAGTAAAGAAAGAGTACCCGGATAAAAAAGTGAAAGTGAAAGCCTATGAAGGAGTTGGTAAAGGTGCGATTTCGTTGGCTTAA